A region of Halalkaliarchaeum desulfuricum DNA encodes the following proteins:
- a CDS encoding Single-stranded DNA binding protein, with protein MDVDKHAEELASALGVDKSEVRSDLENLLQYSVPIEEAKQSIRRKHGDGGGGSAEPVSLDVAEVTPDKSNVTVTGKVLTVGRRTIRYQGEDVEIREGELADETGVISYTAWQDFGFEPGDSITVGNAGVREWDGQPELNLGENTSVAVADDLEVPYEVGGESSLIDLEPGDRGRTIEVRVLEMERRTIDGRDGETEILSGEVGDETGRLPFTDWSPRAEIEPGADLRIEDVYVREFRGVPSVNLSEFTTVTPLPEAVAVREDAPQLSVGRAVETGGMYDVEVVGTVIQLRDGSGLIERCPECGRVVQGGQCRSHGAVEAEDDLRVKAIVDDGTGTLTAILGTELTAEVYGGGIEEAKSAARDAMDKEVVAAEIANRIEGRTFRVRGNLSVDDYGANLNAEAFEPVADDPAEEAKAALERLGSTPVGGPAADGGERR; from the coding sequence ATGGACGTAGACAAACATGCCGAGGAGCTCGCCTCCGCTCTCGGCGTCGACAAATCGGAGGTCAGATCCGACCTGGAGAACCTGCTCCAGTACAGCGTACCGATCGAGGAAGCCAAACAGTCGATCCGGCGCAAACACGGCGACGGCGGTGGCGGCTCCGCCGAACCCGTCTCCCTTGACGTCGCGGAGGTGACGCCCGATAAATCGAACGTCACCGTCACCGGGAAAGTGTTGACCGTGGGCAGACGGACGATTCGCTATCAGGGAGAAGACGTCGAGATCCGAGAGGGGGAACTCGCCGACGAGACCGGTGTGATCTCCTACACCGCCTGGCAGGACTTCGGGTTCGAACCCGGCGACTCGATCACCGTGGGCAACGCCGGCGTTCGCGAGTGGGACGGACAGCCGGAACTCAACCTCGGCGAGAACACGAGCGTCGCGGTGGCCGACGACCTCGAGGTTCCCTACGAGGTCGGCGGGGAGTCGAGCCTGATCGACCTCGAACCCGGCGATCGCGGGCGGACGATCGAGGTTCGGGTCCTCGAGATGGAGCGGCGGACGATCGACGGCCGGGACGGGGAAACCGAGATCCTCTCGGGGGAGGTCGGCGACGAAACCGGCCGGCTGCCGTTCACCGATTGGTCGCCCAGAGCCGAGATCGAGCCCGGCGCCGACCTCCGGATCGAGGACGTGTATGTCCGGGAGTTCCGCGGCGTGCCGTCGGTGAACCTCTCGGAGTTTACGACCGTCACACCGCTGCCGGAGGCGGTCGCGGTGCGCGAGGACGCCCCCCAGCTGTCGGTCGGACGGGCGGTCGAGACCGGCGGGATGTACGACGTCGAAGTCGTCGGCACCGTGATCCAACTGCGGGATGGCTCGGGGTTGATCGAGCGGTGTCCCGAGTGTGGACGCGTGGTTCAGGGTGGACAGTGCCGGAGCCACGGGGCGGTCGAGGCCGAGGACGACCTCCGGGTGAAGGCGATCGTCGACGACGGGACAGGGACGTTAACTGCGATCCTGGGAACCGAACTCACCGCGGAGGTGTACGGCGGCGGTATCGAAGAGGCGAAATCCGCCGCGCGCGACGCGATGGACAAGGAGGTCGTCGCGGCGGAGATCGCAAACCGGATCGAGGGACGAACGTTCCGTGTCCGGGGGAACCTCTCGGTCGACGACTACGGCGCCAACCTCAACGCCGAGGCGTTCGAGCCGGTAGCGGACGATCCCGCCGAGGAGGCGAAAGCGGCCCTGGAACGACTGGGTTCGACTCCAGTTGGCGGTCCCGCTGCCGACGGAGGTGAGCGCCGATGA
- the aglJ gene encoding S-layer glycoprotein N-glycosyltransferase AglJ, with product MSSTDDVCVLVPTLEEAETIGDVVAGFREEGFDRILVVDGGSSDDTRELAREAGARVIEQSGSGKGQAVREAVAEHVEASYVLMVDGDGTYRPEDAQAMLEPLLSGEADHVVGDRFADMREGAMTRLNRIGNRAINRSFAAIHGQSYGDILSGYRAFTRESFREMNVTADGFGIETQLAVECARQDLEVAVVPISYLPRPDGSSTNLHPIRDGGIIFLELYRRTKTNNPLFYFGSVGLVSTVVGSFIGLYVGYRWFVVGISHEVLALVAAFGILFGVQLLIFGVLSDLILTLHREQLDRIEQIESD from the coding sequence ATGAGTTCGACCGACGACGTCTGCGTTCTCGTTCCGACGCTCGAGGAGGCCGAGACGATCGGCGACGTCGTCGCCGGGTTCCGGGAGGAGGGGTTCGACCGGATCCTCGTCGTCGACGGCGGTTCGAGCGACGACACCCGGGAACTCGCCCGCGAGGCCGGTGCACGCGTCATCGAGCAGTCCGGGTCCGGGAAGGGGCAGGCGGTCCGCGAGGCGGTTGCAGAGCACGTCGAGGCGTCGTACGTGTTGATGGTCGACGGCGACGGCACCTATCGGCCCGAAGACGCCCAGGCCATGCTCGAGCCGTTGCTCTCCGGGGAGGCCGATCACGTCGTCGGAGACCGGTTCGCGGACATGCGAGAGGGTGCAATGACCCGGCTCAACCGGATCGGTAACCGGGCGATAAACCGATCGTTTGCGGCCATCCACGGCCAATCGTACGGGGACATTCTCTCCGGCTATCGGGCGTTCACGCGGGAGTCGTTCCGGGAGATGAACGTGACCGCGGACGGTTTCGGCATCGAGACGCAGCTCGCGGTCGAATGCGCCAGGCAGGACCTCGAGGTGGCTGTCGTTCCGATTTCGTATCTTCCCCGCCCCGACGGATCGAGCACCAACCTGCATCCGATCCGCGACGGGGGAATCATCTTCCTGGAGCTGTACCGACGAACGAAGACGAACAATCCGCTTTTCTACTTCGGCTCTGTCGGACTCGTCTCGACGGTGGTTGGCTCTTTCATAGGGCTGTACGTGGGATATCGCTGGTTCGTGGTCGGCATCAGCCACGAGGTCCTCGCGCTCGTTGCGGCGTTCGGAATCCTCTTTGGGGTCCAACTCTTGATTTTCGGGGTGCTGTCGGATCTGATCCTCACGCTCCACCGGGAACAACTCGACCGAATCGAGCAAATCGAGAGCGACTGA
- a CDS encoding TIGR00725 family protein: protein MRVSVIGGSSVPERTAKQAETVGRLLAERGHTVVCGGLGGVMEAVCRGAREADGETIGILPTDRPSDANDHVETPIATGLGHARNALVVMNGDAVIAIDGGPGTLSELGLAGVYDRPIAGLGTHDVGDVTGIEPVDAPEAAVSYVERSLD, encoded by the coding sequence ATGCGAGTGAGCGTGATCGGCGGGAGTTCGGTCCCCGAACGGACCGCAAAACAGGCGGAGACGGTGGGGCGGCTACTGGCCGAACGGGGTCACACGGTCGTCTGTGGCGGACTCGGCGGGGTGATGGAGGCGGTCTGTCGGGGTGCCCGCGAAGCCGACGGTGAGACGATCGGCATCCTTCCGACTGACCGTCCCAGCGACGCAAACGACCACGTCGAAACCCCGATCGCGACGGGGCTGGGTCACGCAAGAAACGCGCTCGTGGTGATGAACGGCGACGCAGTGATCGCGATCGACGGCGGTCCAGGAACCCTCTCGGAGCTCGGACTCGCCGGTGTCTACGATCGGCCGATAGCCGGGCTCGGAACCCACGACGTCGGTGACGTGACCGGTATCGAACCAGTGGACGCGCCGGAGGCGGCGGTATCGTACGTCGAACGGTCCCTCGATTGA
- a CDS encoding DUF7512 family protein — translation MEALGLPAWLQAALLVGVVLVEAVLLYVGYGYLEDRAAPRVIETIQNA, via the coding sequence ATCGAGGCGCTCGGACTGCCGGCATGGTTGCAGGCTGCACTACTCGTCGGCGTCGTGCTCGTCGAGGCCGTCCTGCTGTACGTCGGCTACGGCTATCTCGAAGACCGGGCTGCACCACGCGTGATCGAGACGATACAGAACGCCTGA
- the aglF gene encoding UTP--glucose-1-phosphate uridylyltransferase AglF — protein MKAVVLAAGKGTRLRPLTDDKPKGMVEVADKPLLTHCFEQLAEMDADEFVVVVGYRKEDIISHYGDEFRGVPITYTHQREQKGLAHALLTVEEHVDDDFMLMLGDNVFRANLGDVVSRQREERADAAFLVEEVPYEEASRYGVCDTNKYGEITNVIEKPEEPPTNLVMTGFYTFTPAIFHACHLVQPSNRGEYEISEAIDLLIESGRTIDAIRMDGWRIDVGYPEDRDEAERRLTGAAEVEAESASGDEEKPVEAADGE, from the coding sequence ATGAAAGCTGTCGTGCTCGCCGCCGGGAAGGGGACCCGACTCCGGCCACTCACCGACGACAAACCGAAGGGAATGGTCGAAGTCGCGGACAAGCCCCTTTTGACCCACTGTTTCGAACAGCTCGCAGAGATGGACGCCGACGAGTTCGTCGTCGTCGTCGGCTACCGGAAGGAGGACATCATCAGCCACTACGGCGACGAATTCCGCGGGGTTCCGATCACCTACACCCACCAGCGGGAGCAGAAGGGGCTCGCCCACGCGCTGTTAACCGTAGAGGAACACGTCGACGACGACTTCATGCTGATGCTCGGGGACAACGTCTTCCGGGCGAACCTCGGCGACGTGGTCAGCCGCCAGCGGGAGGAACGCGCCGACGCGGCGTTCCTCGTTGAGGAGGTCCCCTACGAGGAGGCCTCCCGATACGGAGTGTGTGACACGAACAAGTACGGCGAGATCACGAACGTGATCGAAAAGCCCGAAGAGCCCCCGACGAACCTCGTGATGACTGGATTCTATACGTTTACGCCGGCGATCTTCCACGCGTGTCATCTCGTCCAGCCGTCCAACCGTGGCGAGTACGAGATCAGCGAGGCGATCGATCTACTGATCGAAAGCGGGCGGACGATCGACGCGATCCGGATGGACGGCTGGCGGATCGACGTCGGCTACCCGGAGGACCGCGACGAGGCCGAGCGCCGACTGACCGGGGCTGCCGAGGTCGAAGCGGAGTCGGCGTCCGGCGACGAGGAAAAACCCGTCGAAGCCGCCGACGGCGAGTGA
- a CDS encoding amino acid permease, translating into MVTELRRDLGLPATTAIAIGAMVGSGIFILPGIAYAAAGPAVVAAYLIAGILVLPAALSASEMATAMPEDGGSYVYVERGMGPILGTIAGIGNWFMLSFKGALALVGGVPYLVYVAPTLAEYILLIALGLAVAFTVLNVVSTKSTGGLQFAIVGIMILAMGYFVIGGVGGISPAQTAGSFDLASEGILAATGLVFVSYAGVIKITAVAEEVKDPGRTIPLAMIGALALTTAMYVLVVYVAIGVAPDLSPGGEFVPAGGEEVASIAYAADAALGDIGVAIVVLAALLALASTANAGLLSASRFPFAMARDGLAPPQFERLSQRFKTPALAVGITGGMMMVMIATLPIEQVAKLGSAFQILVFVLVNLAVIGFREGAVENYDPEFVAPLYPWMQVFGMAGGLIVLTQMGTVPLAGAALITVVAIGWYFVYARPRVDREGAVRKGARENVGNRAIEETRRLFESDETFDVLVAITDDTSPAMKRELVRTANDIGRLRTTSVSVVEFVDVPHQMFAETHPTVSTEAPEWLNGVRADGGSPANKGGLQYRRIEAEHPAQSMVDYATYEGHDLLVMERDRADFHKRLFGKGTDWILENAPCDVLLVDEGSDPAANDHPGVNDVSEVAVVANRGPYDPVKLLIADSIAEEAGAGIHLLQAIPADAPESRRETIESYHDRLISTLTVPTRSTVIETDDEITGLARFVGDAELLVTGVDRTGLTARLLGRPGNRLVDSVEANAVMVKSHADRKPGLVQRFLMDHVFG; encoded by the coding sequence ATGGTCACGGAACTCCGGCGTGACCTCGGCCTCCCGGCGACGACTGCGATCGCGATCGGCGCCATGGTCGGCTCCGGTATCTTCATCCTCCCCGGTATCGCGTACGCGGCGGCCGGGCCCGCCGTCGTGGCGGCGTACCTGATTGCGGGGATCCTTGTGCTCCCTGCGGCGCTGTCCGCCTCGGAGATGGCGACCGCGATGCCCGAGGACGGCGGGTCGTACGTGTACGTCGAACGCGGAATGGGACCGATACTCGGAACCATCGCGGGGATCGGAAACTGGTTCATGCTCTCGTTTAAAGGGGCGTTGGCACTCGTGGGCGGGGTTCCGTACCTGGTGTACGTGGCCCCGACACTCGCGGAGTACATCCTGCTGATCGCGCTGGGGCTCGCGGTGGCGTTCACCGTACTCAACGTCGTCAGCACGAAATCGACCGGCGGCCTGCAGTTCGCCATCGTCGGGATCATGATACTCGCGATGGGATACTTCGTGATCGGCGGCGTCGGCGGGATCTCGCCCGCACAGACCGCCGGATCCTTCGATCTCGCCTCCGAGGGGATCCTCGCGGCGACTGGGCTCGTGTTCGTCTCGTATGCGGGCGTGATCAAGATCACCGCCGTGGCAGAGGAAGTGAAAGATCCCGGACGGACGATTCCTCTCGCGATGATCGGTGCGCTGGCGTTGACCACCGCAATGTACGTGCTGGTCGTCTACGTGGCGATCGGCGTCGCGCCCGACCTCTCGCCGGGCGGGGAGTTCGTCCCGGCCGGCGGCGAGGAGGTCGCCTCCATCGCCTACGCCGCAGACGCCGCCCTCGGCGACATCGGCGTCGCGATCGTCGTCCTCGCGGCGCTTCTCGCGCTCGCGTCGACCGCAAACGCTGGATTGCTTTCGGCCTCGCGGTTCCCGTTCGCGATGGCCCGCGACGGGCTCGCGCCGCCGCAGTTCGAGCGACTCAGCCAGCGGTTCAAGACGCCCGCGCTGGCTGTCGGCATCACCGGCGGGATGATGATGGTGATGATCGCGACGCTGCCGATCGAGCAGGTCGCAAAGCTCGGCAGCGCGTTCCAGATCCTCGTGTTCGTCCTGGTGAACCTCGCGGTGATCGGGTTTCGGGAGGGCGCCGTCGAGAACTACGATCCGGAGTTCGTCGCGCCGCTGTATCCGTGGATGCAGGTGTTCGGCATGGCCGGCGGGCTGATCGTGTTGACCCAGATGGGAACCGTCCCCCTGGCGGGGGCGGCGCTCATCACGGTCGTCGCGATCGGATGGTACTTCGTCTACGCACGCCCGCGGGTCGACCGAGAGGGAGCCGTCCGGAAGGGCGCCCGCGAGAACGTCGGCAACCGAGCAATCGAGGAGACTCGACGGCTGTTCGAGTCGGACGAAACGTTCGACGTTCTGGTCGCGATCACCGACGACACGTCTCCGGCAATGAAACGAGAACTGGTCCGAACTGCGAACGACATCGGTCGACTCCGGACGACCTCCGTCTCAGTTGTCGAGTTCGTCGACGTCCCCCACCAGATGTTTGCCGAAACCCATCCCACCGTCTCGACGGAGGCGCCTGAGTGGTTGAATGGTGTGCGAGCCGACGGCGGATCGCCGGCGAACAAAGGCGGCCTCCAGTACCGACGGATCGAGGCAGAACACCCCGCACAGTCGATGGTCGACTACGCCACCTACGAGGGCCACGACCTGCTGGTGATGGAACGTGACAGGGCCGACTTCCACAAGCGGCTGTTCGGCAAGGGAACCGACTGGATACTCGAGAACGCCCCCTGTGACGTGCTCCTGGTCGACGAAGGCTCCGATCCGGCGGCGAACGACCATCCCGGCGTAAACGACGTCTCGGAGGTGGCGGTGGTCGCAAACCGCGGGCCGTACGACCCCGTGAAGCTCCTGATTGCAGACTCGATCGCCGAGGAAGCCGGCGCCGGAATCCATCTCCTGCAGGCGATTCCTGCGGACGCCCCCGAAAGTAGACGGGAGACGATCGAGTCGTACCACGATCGGTTGATCTCGACGTTGACCGTCCCGACCCGATCGACGGTGATCGAAACCGACGACGAGATCACGGGACTCGCGCGGTTCGTCGGCGACGCGGAACTACTCGTCACCGGGGTCGACCGTACGGGACTCACCGCACGACTGCTCGGGCGGCCGGGCAACCGGCTCGTCGACTCCGTCGAGGCGAACGCCGTGATGGTGAAAAGCCACGCCGACCGGAAACCGGGGCTGGTTCAGCGGTTCCTGATGGACCACGTCTTCGGGTGA
- a CDS encoding sulfite exporter TauE/SafE family protein, with protein sequence MELLGLTPELLALFVSFGFMVGVFFGFFGMGGSFLVTPALLILGYPAPVAIGSSMAFVFGTAVIATLKHHDVGEVDYKLGALMFVGIALGIEAGKMIVLFLDRLGQAELVVGIAYILLLAAIGLIFTRNALKKNSERDANDESGDHGTPDDEDDIPDIAKKIKSYNVPPMVTLTDGSKASMWTISGVGGGVGVVSGFLGVGGGFIRMPAIYYLIGVSLTAAVGTSLFGALMSGAVGAFTYGLSGVIDLGVVTALLVGSALGARIGSASTAYVDEDDVTIYFGIMLLLASTAVAFGELATWFEMPILDTVSFVLLIGSSVFVTAVILYYGGVALREKKATTTVAPGGDD encoded by the coding sequence ATGGAGCTACTTGGACTTACCCCAGAACTGCTTGCACTGTTCGTCAGCTTCGGGTTCATGGTCGGGGTGTTCTTCGGGTTCTTCGGCATGGGTGGTTCGTTTCTGGTCACCCCCGCGCTGTTGATCCTGGGGTATCCCGCACCGGTCGCGATCGGTTCTAGCATGGCGTTCGTCTTCGGGACCGCCGTCATCGCGACGCTGAAACACCACGACGTCGGCGAAGTGGACTACAAACTCGGCGCCCTGATGTTCGTCGGGATCGCGCTGGGCATCGAGGCGGGGAAGATGATCGTGCTGTTTCTCGATCGGCTCGGTCAGGCCGAACTCGTGGTCGGGATCGCCTACATCCTGTTGCTGGCGGCGATCGGCCTCATCTTCACCCGAAACGCCCTCAAAAAGAACAGCGAGAGAGACGCAAACGACGAGTCCGGTGACCACGGGACACCCGACGACGAAGACGACATCCCCGACATCGCCAAAAAGATCAAGTCGTACAACGTTCCGCCGATGGTAACGTTGACGGACGGAAGCAAGGCCTCGATGTGGACGATCTCGGGTGTCGGCGGCGGCGTCGGGGTCGTCTCGGGTTTCCTCGGAGTGGGCGGCGGATTCATCCGCATGCCCGCGATCTACTACCTGATCGGCGTCTCGCTCACAGCCGCGGTCGGCACCAGCCTGTTCGGCGCGCTGATGTCCGGCGCCGTCGGCGCGTTCACCTACGGACTCTCCGGCGTCATCGACCTGGGTGTCGTCACGGCGCTTCTGGTCGGCAGCGCGCTGGGCGCCCGGATCGGCTCGGCTTCGACGGCGTACGTCGACGAGGACGACGTCACGATCTACTTCGGGATCATGCTGCTTCTGGCCAGCACCGCCGTCGCGTTCGGCGAACTCGCCACCTGGTTCGAAATGCCGATTCTGGACACCGTGAGCTTCGTTCTGCTGATTGGCTCGTCGGTGTTCGTAACGGCCGTGATCCTCTATTACGGCGGCGTGGCGTTGCGGGAAAAGAAGGCGACGACGACAGTCGCTCCGGGAGGTGACGACTGA
- a CDS encoding universal stress protein, translating into MKAVYATDLSAASEAAIENETCLGCLGRIGVEEVHLVTVVPSNVHAGMPGLDFEGRRKRGLARYSRTMENAGFDVETHVVRGTPHRRINGVAGTVNADLTVVGSRGKSPLENRVIGSTARNLARTTVVPLVVNRVERGAEDPEVVRKHLFQRVLFATDFSENADRAFQSFSYLRHATQEATLVHVRSPKDPDPEGELSPADRLDELAERLDEWDIEVETDVRRGDPAEEILAAESEYDPTAVLLGSRGHSRLRRLLLGSVSEDVVARANGNVFLVPPPRTA; encoded by the coding sequence ATGAAAGCGGTGTACGCTACTGACCTTTCTGCGGCCAGCGAGGCGGCGATCGAAAACGAGACCTGTCTCGGCTGTCTGGGCCGCATCGGCGTCGAGGAGGTGCATCTGGTAACTGTCGTCCCTTCGAACGTCCACGCGGGCATGCCCGGATTGGACTTCGAGGGGCGGCGAAAGCGGGGACTCGCCCGATACAGTCGAACAATGGAGAACGCAGGGTTCGACGTCGAGACGCACGTGGTCCGCGGGACGCCACACCGACGGATCAACGGGGTCGCCGGAACGGTCAACGCCGACCTGACTGTCGTCGGTTCCCGCGGGAAGAGCCCGCTCGAGAACCGGGTGATCGGTTCGACCGCCCGGAACCTCGCCAGGACGACGGTCGTGCCGCTGGTGGTCAACCGGGTCGAACGCGGGGCCGAGGATCCCGAGGTCGTCCGGAAACATCTCTTCCAGCGCGTGCTGTTTGCCACCGATTTCTCCGAGAACGCCGACCGTGCGTTCCAGTCGTTTTCGTATCTCCGGCACGCCACACAGGAGGCGACGCTCGTACACGTCCGATCGCCGAAGGATCCGGATCCCGAGGGCGAACTCTCCCCGGCAGATCGCCTGGATGAACTCGCCGAACGGCTCGACGAGTGGGACATCGAGGTCGAGACCGACGTTCGCCGGGGCGATCCCGCCGAAGAGATCCTCGCAGCCGAGTCCGAGTACGACCCGACGGCGGTGTTGCTCGGATCACGAGGACACAGTCGGCTCCGGCGGCTCCTTTTGGGCAGCGTCTCCGAAGACGTGGTCGCGCGTGCGAACGGGAACGTCTTTCTCGTCCCGCCGCCGCGGACGGCCTGA